Proteins encoded within one genomic window of Bacillus thuringiensis:
- a CDS encoding TerC family protein: MDFLSAEYLSALLAIIVIDLVLAGDNAIVIGLAARRLPKDQQKKVIIWGTIGAIAIRALATLVVVWLLKIPGLLLIGGVLLIWIAYKLIAEGKDHDIKAEEGFWSAIKTIIIADALMGIDNVLAVAGAAHGNFSLVIIGLLVSIPVVVWGSTLILKWVDRYPIIITIGAAVLAYTAAKMIVDEKWFAAFFESNPFIKWAFIIIIIAGVVFFGKMKQKTKDVSL, encoded by the coding sequence ATGGATTTTCTTTCAGCCGAATATTTGTCTGCCTTACTTGCCATCATTGTAATTGATTTAGTGTTAGCCGGTGATAATGCCATCGTAATTGGATTAGCAGCAAGGCGATTACCGAAAGATCAACAAAAGAAAGTGATTATATGGGGAACTATCGGAGCTATCGCGATTAGAGCCCTCGCTACCTTAGTTGTCGTTTGGTTGTTAAAAATACCAGGGCTACTTCTAATTGGTGGTGTACTTCTTATATGGATTGCTTACAAATTAATTGCTGAGGGCAAAGATCATGATATTAAAGCAGAAGAAGGATTTTGGTCTGCTATTAAAACCATTATTATAGCTGATGCATTAATGGGAATTGATAATGTTCTCGCTGTTGCAGGGGCTGCGCATGGCAATTTCTCTTTAGTAATCATTGGACTATTAGTTTCTATTCCAGTAGTTGTTTGGGGCAGTACATTAATTTTAAAATGGGTTGACCGGTATCCTATCATTATTACAATTGGAGCAGCTGTTTTAGCTTATACTGCTGCAAAAATGATTGTAGATGAAAAATGGTTCGCTGCATTTTTTGAAAGTAACCCTTTTATTAAATGGGCATTTATCATTATTATCATTGCCGGTGTAGTATTCTTTGGAAAGATGAAACAAAAAACTAAAGATGTTTCTCTATAA
- a CDS encoding LTA synthase family protein, giving the protein MKQFLLKSKSVLSNHFGFFLFAVILFWLKTYAAYVTEFNLGISNTIQKFLLFFNPLSSAVLFLGLALFAKGKRAYIWLIVINLLMSILLYANVVYYRFFSDFITFPTLTQTNNFGDLGGSIFALLHVYDPLYFLDTIILIVLVASKFANPKPVRVAKHKVSLVFVAGILLFSINLGLAESDRPELLTRTFDRNYIVKYLGAYNYTIYDGIQSAKASTERALADGDNMTEVRNYLASTYASPNPEYFGKGKGMNVIYIHLESFQNFLIDYKLNGQEVTPFLNSFTKDANTLYFDNFFHQTGQGKTSDAEFMLENSMYGLPQGSVFTNKAHNTYQSAPAILGQQGYTSAVFHGNYKTFWNRDDIYKSFGFNKFFDASYYDMNEKDVVNYGLKDKPFFNESIPLLQTLKQPFYTKFITLSNHFPYPIDKAEATIEPAKTGDSSVDTYFQTARYLDESVKGFLDYLKQSGLYDNSIIVMYGDHYGISDNHGAAMSQVMGKEMNSFENAQLQRVPLIIRVPGMKGGVQHQYGGEIDVLPTLLHLLGTDTKNYVQFGSDLLSPEHKQVVPFRNGNFVSPTVTALNGKYYDTATGNAVELTDEIKQNEQMVQKSLKYSDQVVNGDLLRFYTPEGFTPVDRSKYNYNHRDKNKTKVKTTEDGETK; this is encoded by the coding sequence ATGAAACAATTCTTATTAAAAAGCAAAAGTGTGCTAAGCAATCATTTTGGATTCTTTCTGTTTGCCGTTATTTTATTTTGGCTTAAAACATATGCAGCTTATGTAACGGAATTTAATTTAGGAATTTCAAACACAATCCAAAAATTCTTGCTGTTTTTCAACCCGCTTAGTTCAGCAGTTCTATTTTTAGGACTTGCATTATTCGCAAAGGGGAAACGTGCTTACATTTGGTTAATTGTTATTAATTTGTTAATGTCCATACTTTTATACGCAAACGTAGTATATTATCGTTTTTTCAGCGACTTTATTACGTTCCCGACATTAACACAAACGAATAACTTTGGAGATTTAGGCGGTAGTATTTTTGCATTACTACACGTGTATGATCCACTATATTTCTTAGATACAATCATTTTAATTGTTTTAGTTGCGTCAAAATTTGCAAACCCAAAACCTGTTCGTGTTGCGAAACATAAAGTATCACTAGTATTTGTAGCAGGTATTTTATTATTCAGCATTAACTTAGGTCTTGCAGAATCCGATCGTCCTGAATTATTAACAAGAACATTCGATCGTAATTATATTGTGAAATATTTAGGGGCATACAACTATACGATTTATGATGGTATTCAAAGTGCGAAAGCATCAACAGAACGAGCGTTAGCTGATGGAGATAATATGACAGAGGTTAGAAATTATCTTGCATCAACATATGCAAGTCCAAATCCTGAGTACTTCGGTAAAGGAAAAGGAATGAACGTAATTTATATTCATTTAGAGTCATTCCAAAACTTTTTAATTGATTATAAATTAAACGGGCAAGAAGTTACACCGTTCTTAAATTCATTTACAAAAGATGCGAATACGTTATACTTTGATAACTTCTTCCATCAAACAGGGCAAGGTAAAACATCTGATGCTGAGTTCATGCTAGAAAACTCAATGTATGGATTACCGCAAGGATCTGTTTTTACAAATAAAGCTCATAACACGTATCAATCAGCACCAGCTATTTTAGGTCAACAAGGATACACATCAGCTGTATTCCACGGTAACTACAAAACATTTTGGAACCGAGATGATATATATAAATCATTTGGTTTCAATAAATTCTTTGATGCGTCATACTATGATATGAATGAAAAAGATGTAGTAAACTATGGATTAAAAGATAAACCGTTCTTTAATGAATCAATTCCGTTATTACAAACATTGAAACAACCGTTTTATACGAAGTTCATTACGTTATCGAACCATTTCCCTTACCCGATTGATAAAGCGGAAGCGACGATTGAACCAGCCAAAACAGGTGACTCTTCAGTGGATACGTATTTCCAAACAGCACGTTATTTAGATGAGTCTGTAAAAGGATTCTTGGATTACTTGAAGCAATCTGGTTTATACGATAACTCAATTATCGTTATGTACGGTGACCATTACGGTATTTCAGATAATCATGGCGCAGCAATGTCTCAAGTAATGGGTAAAGAAATGAACTCATTTGAAAATGCACAACTGCAACGTGTACCATTAATCATTCGTGTTCCAGGAATGAAAGGCGGCGTACAACATCAATACGGCGGAGAAATTGATGTTCTTCCAACATTATTACACTTATTAGGTACAGATACGAAAAATTATGTCCAGTTTGGATCTGATTTACTATCACCAGAGCATAAACAAGTCGTTCCATTCCGTAACGGTAACTTCGTAAGTCCAACAGTTACTGCACTGAACGGCAAATACTATGATACAGCTACTGGTAACGCTGTAGAATTAACAGACGAAATAAAACAAAATGAACAAATGGTTCAAAAATCACTAAAATACTCTGACCAAGTCGTAAATGGTGACTTATTACGATTCTACACACCGGAAGGATTTACACCGGTCGATCGATCGAAGTACAACTATAACCATCGTGATAAAAATAAAACGAAGGTAAAGACGACTGAAGACGGGGAAACGAAATAA
- a CDS encoding ABC-F family ATP-binding cassette domain-containing protein, producing MITVSNVSLRFADRKLFEDVNIKFTPGNCYGLIGANGAGKSTFLKILSGEIEPSTGDIHITPGERLAVLKQNHFEYEEFPVLETVIMGHTQLYKVMQEKNAIYMKEDFSDEDGMRAAELEGEFAELNGWEAESEAAILLKGLGIGEDLHDKKLSELTGSEKVKVLLAQALFGKPDILLLDEPTNHLDLKAIQWLENFLMNFENTVIVVSHDRHFLNKVCTHMADLDFGKIQLYVGNYDFWYESSQLALKLTQDANKKKEEKVKELQNFIARFSSNASKAKQATSRKKLLDKITLDDIRPSSRRYPFVGFTPEREVGNDLLTVEGLSKTIDGEKVLDNVYFTLNKGDKVAFIGRNDIAMTTLFKILMGEMEPDSGSFKWGVTTSQSYFPRDNSKYFENSDSNLVDWLRQFSPQDESESFLRGFLGRMLFSGEEVKKKVSVLSGGEKVRCMLSKMMLSGANVITLDDPTNHLDLESITALNNGLIAFKGTMLFTSHDHQFIQTIANRIIEVTPNGVIDKEATYDEFLENEELQKQVDAMYKGQ from the coding sequence ATGATTACAGTAAGTAACGTTAGTTTGCGTTTCGCGGATCGCAAATTATTTGAAGATGTTAACATAAAATTCACGCCAGGTAACTGCTACGGTTTAATCGGAGCGAACGGTGCTGGTAAATCGACATTTCTAAAGATTTTATCTGGAGAAATTGAACCATCAACAGGTGATATACATATTACGCCGGGTGAGCGTCTAGCAGTATTAAAACAGAACCACTTCGAATATGAAGAGTTCCCAGTATTAGAAACAGTAATTATGGGTCACACGCAACTTTACAAAGTAATGCAAGAGAAAAATGCCATTTACATGAAAGAAGACTTTAGTGATGAAGATGGTATGCGTGCTGCTGAACTTGAAGGTGAGTTCGCTGAGCTTAACGGTTGGGAAGCTGAGTCAGAAGCTGCAATCTTACTAAAAGGACTTGGTATTGGTGAAGATCTTCATGATAAGAAATTGTCAGAATTAACTGGGTCAGAGAAAGTAAAAGTATTACTTGCTCAAGCTTTATTCGGTAAACCGGACATTCTATTACTAGATGAGCCTACCAACCACTTGGACTTAAAAGCGATTCAATGGTTAGAAAACTTCTTAATGAACTTTGAAAATACAGTAATCGTTGTATCCCATGACCGTCACTTCTTAAATAAAGTTTGTACGCATATGGCTGATCTTGATTTCGGTAAAATTCAACTTTATGTTGGTAACTATGACTTCTGGTATGAGTCAAGCCAATTAGCTTTAAAATTAACACAAGATGCTAATAAGAAAAAAGAAGAGAAAGTAAAAGAGTTACAAAACTTCATTGCACGCTTTAGCTCAAACGCATCTAAAGCAAAACAAGCAACTTCTCGTAAAAAACTTTTAGATAAAATTACATTAGATGATATTAGACCATCATCACGTCGTTACCCATTCGTTGGCTTCACACCAGAACGCGAAGTAGGAAATGACTTATTAACAGTTGAAGGTCTTTCTAAAACAATTGATGGCGAAAAAGTGTTAGATAATGTGTACTTCACTTTAAATAAAGGTGATAAAGTTGCATTTATCGGTCGTAACGATATTGCGATGACAACATTATTTAAAATCCTTATGGGTGAGATGGAGCCAGATAGTGGTTCATTCAAATGGGGCGTTACAACATCTCAATCTTACTTCCCAAGAGATAACTCTAAATACTTTGAGAACAGTGACTCCAACTTAGTTGATTGGTTACGCCAATTCTCTCCACAAGATGAGTCAGAAAGCTTCTTACGTGGTTTCTTAGGCCGTATGTTATTCTCAGGTGAAGAAGTTAAGAAGAAAGTTTCTGTACTATCTGGAGGAGAAAAAGTTCGTTGTATGCTATCTAAAATGATGTTAAGTGGTGCAAACGTAATCACACTTGACGATCCAACGAACCACTTAGACCTTGAGTCTATCACTGCATTAAACAACGGTTTAATCGCATTCAAAGGTACAATGTTATTCACATCTCATGACCATCAGTTCATACAAACAATTGCAAACCGCATTATCGAAGTAACGCCAAACGGTGTAATCGATAAAGAGGCTACTTACGATGAGTTCTTAGAAAATGAAGAACTTCAAAAACAAGTAGATGCAATGTACAAAGGTCAATAA
- a CDS encoding MMPL family transporter — translation MSKLKSWRSLSFLLWIVITITMIVTMPNMDKLVKEKGHITIPNTEQSSIADKMIKEMDKDGTEKYDIIAVFNSGSKTALTTEQKEEITKTINALQNEKEQLGIEEVVSHLDNKDLEKQLVSKDNTTILTQISVDKKHGEISKVSNNLHEKVQTKGVKTYLTGSDLIAGDFLKSSQEGVKKTEVISIIFILVVLIIVFRSPVVPIVSLLTVGVSYLVSMGIIAHLVDQFNFPFSNFTQVFVVVVLFGVGTDYNILLFTRFKEELSKQENAFLATKETFKSAGKTVLYSGIAVLIGFASLALASFKLYQSTSAVAIGVLVLLLVLTTLNPFFMVLLGKGMFYPVKNFKGHEDSRLWGAFAKNSVARPFVALIIVFVISIPFVLKYSNTLNYNDLFEVDNKYESKMGINVIEEHFPPGFSSPSTLVIQSNKKLDEGMSLQTLDELTDKISKVKGVSELYAPTRPTGDKIKELYINKQAGELNTGLGDANGGIKEINDGLTDAKNKMGGNDSDGLANVQKLIDGTNEAKNGVSALGTALNQLSNGINEGAQGAQQIESGLTLVSENINVLSNATSQLHAGYAQLEKGLSSYDQYFGSISQAIDGAKKGYEQIEMLMTNFVQTKQELANDPNILQTIGIAKEAQKQLSVLSKELNELAMQHKVAMGSFKEANQSLLKVDNGLKEMTNGVNKLQKGATELKNGLNEGALGSKQIANKSSELQTGLTKINDGQGQLLTGLKDLQEKMGQLQSGLSKSTEGLGKVSNGLNDAQKYLGELNESKSSEKFYIPKEVLEGEDFQKALNTYMSHDRKTAKMTIILGVNPYSKEAMPIIQEINKTIDGTLKGTELNNAKTAIGGTTARNVDLKEVTGQDFLRTATIMLIGIAIVLIVITRSLLNTIFIIGSLLLAYFASLGISEQISMHVLHVDSLSWNVPFFSFIMIVALGVDYSIFVMMRYNELEGDPATKIVNASRHIGAVVLSAALILGGTFAALIPSGVLTLIQVASVVGVALLLLAIIVMPILLPALIGLTSKMKNYTKKLSKRK, via the coding sequence ATGAGCAAGCTTAAAAGTTGGAGAAGTTTATCTTTTCTATTATGGATAGTTATTACTATTACAATGATCGTAACAATGCCTAATATGGATAAATTAGTGAAAGAAAAAGGGCACATTACGATTCCTAATACAGAACAAAGTAGTATTGCTGACAAAATGATAAAAGAAATGGATAAAGACGGGACTGAAAAGTATGACATTATAGCTGTTTTTAATAGTGGAAGTAAAACGGCTTTAACAACTGAGCAAAAAGAGGAAATAACAAAAACAATCAACGCTCTGCAAAATGAAAAAGAGCAATTAGGAATAGAGGAAGTTGTTTCACATTTAGATAATAAAGACTTGGAGAAACAATTAGTTTCTAAAGATAATACGACTATTTTAACGCAAATATCGGTAGATAAAAAACATGGTGAAATATCGAAAGTTTCAAATAATCTTCATGAAAAAGTGCAAACGAAAGGGGTAAAAACGTACTTAACAGGAAGTGACTTAATAGCGGGTGATTTTCTTAAATCCTCTCAAGAGGGAGTGAAAAAGACTGAAGTTATTTCAATCATTTTCATTCTTGTAGTATTAATCATTGTATTCCGTTCACCTGTTGTTCCGATTGTTTCTCTTCTTACAGTTGGGGTATCGTACTTAGTTTCAATGGGGATTATTGCTCATCTTGTAGATCAATTTAATTTTCCGTTTTCAAACTTTACGCAAGTCTTCGTAGTAGTCGTTTTGTTTGGAGTGGGAACAGACTATAACATTTTATTATTTACGAGATTTAAAGAGGAATTAAGTAAACAAGAAAACGCATTTTTAGCTACGAAAGAAACATTTAAATCGGCAGGAAAAACCGTATTGTATAGCGGGATAGCGGTACTTATTGGTTTTGCATCACTTGCTTTAGCAAGTTTTAAATTATATCAATCTACTTCCGCGGTAGCAATTGGTGTTTTAGTATTACTACTCGTTTTAACCACGTTAAATCCATTTTTCATGGTCCTATTAGGAAAAGGAATGTTTTATCCAGTTAAAAATTTTAAAGGTCATGAAGATAGCCGCCTGTGGGGAGCCTTTGCGAAAAACTCAGTAGCAAGGCCATTTGTAGCTTTAATTATTGTATTCGTGATATCGATTCCTTTCGTATTAAAATATTCTAACACACTTAATTACAATGATTTATTTGAAGTAGACAATAAGTACGAATCAAAGATGGGGATTAATGTAATAGAAGAGCATTTTCCACCTGGTTTTTCTTCACCAAGTACGTTAGTCATTCAATCTAACAAAAAATTAGATGAAGGGATGTCTTTACAAACTTTAGATGAGTTAACTGATAAAATTTCGAAAGTTAAAGGTGTTTCAGAATTATATGCACCGACACGTCCAACTGGAGATAAGATAAAAGAATTATATATAAATAAACAAGCCGGAGAACTAAATACAGGATTAGGAGATGCTAATGGTGGCATAAAAGAAATCAATGATGGATTAACGGATGCTAAAAATAAAATGGGTGGTAATGACTCAGACGGCCTCGCAAATGTTCAAAAGTTAATTGATGGAACGAACGAGGCGAAAAATGGTGTATCTGCTTTAGGGACAGCGTTGAATCAATTATCGAATGGAATAAACGAGGGGGCACAAGGAGCACAGCAAATTGAGAGTGGGTTAACTTTAGTAAGTGAAAATATAAATGTCCTATCTAATGCAACGTCACAGCTTCATGCTGGTTATGCACAGTTAGAAAAAGGTTTAAGTTCTTACGATCAATACTTCGGAAGTATTTCTCAAGCGATTGACGGTGCGAAAAAAGGATACGAACAAATTGAAATGTTAATGACCAATTTCGTTCAAACGAAACAGGAATTAGCAAATGATCCGAACATACTGCAAACGATAGGAATTGCTAAAGAGGCTCAAAAGCAATTAAGTGTACTATCAAAAGAATTAAATGAATTAGCGATGCAGCATAAAGTAGCTATGGGTTCATTTAAAGAAGCGAACCAATCGTTATTGAAAGTTGATAACGGTTTAAAAGAAATGACTAATGGAGTTAATAAGTTACAAAAAGGAGCAACTGAGCTTAAAAATGGATTAAATGAAGGTGCTTTAGGTTCAAAACAAATTGCGAACAAGTCATCTGAGTTACAAACCGGATTAACAAAAATAAATGATGGGCAAGGCCAGCTATTAACCGGATTGAAAGACTTGCAAGAAAAAATGGGGCAATTACAATCAGGCTTATCTAAAAGTACAGAAGGGCTTGGAAAAGTAAGTAACGGCCTGAATGACGCACAGAAATATTTAGGCGAGCTAAATGAATCAAAAAGCTCTGAAAAGTTTTATATTCCAAAAGAAGTTTTAGAGGGAGAAGATTTCCAAAAAGCTTTGAATACGTATATGTCACATGATAGAAAGACTGCTAAAATGACAATCATTTTAGGCGTAAATCCATATTCAAAAGAAGCGATGCCGATTATTCAAGAAATCAATAAAACGATAGATGGCACTTTGAAGGGGACGGAATTAAATAATGCGAAAACAGCAATCGGAGGAACAACAGCTAGAAATGTTGATTTAAAAGAAGTAACTGGGCAAGATTTCTTACGTACAGCTACAATTATGTTAATTGGAATTGCGATCGTATTAATCGTGATTACGCGTTCATTATTAAATACAATCTTTATTATTGGATCGTTACTATTAGCGTACTTTGCATCATTAGGGATAAGTGAACAAATTAGTATGCATGTTTTACATGTAGATTCATTAAGCTGGAATGTTCCATTCTTTAGTTTCATAATGATTGTCGCTTTAGGAGTGGATTATAGTATTTTTGTAATGATGAGATACAATGAGTTAGAAGGGGACCCAGCGACGAAAATTGTAAATGCATCTCGTCACATAGGGGCAGTCGTATTATCGGCGGCACTTATTTTAGGTGGTACATTTGCTGCATTAATCCCTTCAGGTGTATTAACGCTTATACAAGTAGCATCCGTAGTTGGCGTTGCGCTGTTACTATTAGCTATCATTGTTATGCCAATATTGTTACCTGCTTTAATAGGGTTAACGAGTAAAATGAAAAATTATACAAAGAAATTAAGCAAAAGAAAATAA
- a CDS encoding TetR family transcriptional regulator encodes MAKNKQEDIFDAAIQLFAERGYDGTTIPMIAEKAKVGAGTIYRYFENKEALVNSLFTKSVLQLSELIKTDFPVNANIREQFSHTYNRLFEFARQNADAFLFTNSHCDSYFLDEHSNEIFEDFMGFFMDLIEDGIEKGFLRPLPPIALIIIVYQPIEKLIKVMETGQLEYTEELVKELEESCWNAIRII; translated from the coding sequence ATGGCTAAAAATAAACAAGAAGACATTTTTGATGCGGCAATACAACTTTTTGCAGAACGAGGTTATGATGGTACAACAATTCCGATGATTGCTGAAAAAGCAAAAGTAGGTGCAGGTACCATTTATCGCTATTTTGAAAATAAAGAAGCACTTGTTAATTCTTTATTTACGAAAAGTGTTTTACAACTATCAGAGTTAATAAAAACTGACTTTCCAGTCAACGCAAATATTCGTGAACAGTTTAGCCATACGTACAACCGTTTATTTGAATTTGCGAGACAAAATGCAGATGCTTTTCTTTTTACAAATTCTCACTGTGATAGTTATTTTCTCGATGAACATAGTAATGAAATATTCGAGGACTTTATGGGCTTCTTTATGGACTTAATAGAAGATGGAATCGAAAAAGGTTTTCTTCGTCCACTACCACCAATTGCTTTAATTATCATTGTATATCAACCGATTGAAAAATTAATTAAAGTAATGGAAACAGGGCAATTAGAATATACAGAAGAATTGGTAAAAGAACTGGAAGAAAGTTGTTGGAATGCTATTAGAATCATTTGA
- a CDS encoding GNAT family N-acetyltransferase, with product MNVIRLKEDKFREALRLSEYAFQYTVDEERLQQQITKMKESHEIYGIMEGEELAAKLHLIPFHIYIGKEKFKMGGVAGVATYPEYRRSGYVKGLLQYSLQTMKKDGYTVSMLHPFAVSFYRKYGWELCADRLVCHMTKSDLVMKKQVNGTVKRFNKENHPEEVEKLYETFAERFSGMLVRSEKWWLQAVYDDLTLAIYYDENKMAAGYMLYKIENYKMTVDEFVPLHNEARNGLWNFICQHDSMIKELEMTVSENEPLLYTLQEPRVKTEIKPYFMGRIVDVEQFLKQYELNWYNVQQEVILHITDSFAPWNNVTVRLANHEIIIVEETTEKGIKLDITALSTIMLGYKRPLELNGLELISGSDEAIRSFENLVPVRKPFIYDFF from the coding sequence ATGAACGTTATACGATTAAAAGAAGACAAATTTAGAGAAGCATTACGCTTATCAGAATACGCTTTTCAATATACAGTAGATGAGGAACGTTTACAGCAACAAATTACAAAAATGAAAGAAAGTCATGAAATATACGGTATTATGGAAGGAGAAGAGTTAGCAGCAAAACTACACCTTATTCCATTTCATATTTACATAGGTAAAGAAAAGTTTAAAATGGGTGGCGTTGCAGGGGTAGCGACGTATCCAGAGTATAGAAGAAGCGGATATGTGAAAGGATTGCTTCAATACTCACTTCAAACGATGAAAAAAGACGGATATACAGTATCGATGTTACATCCATTTGCTGTTTCATTTTACCGTAAATATGGCTGGGAACTTTGTGCGGATCGTCTTGTATGTCATATGACAAAGAGTGATTTAGTTATGAAAAAACAAGTGAATGGTACTGTGAAACGTTTCAATAAAGAAAATCACCCAGAAGAGGTCGAGAAGCTTTATGAAACATTTGCAGAACGTTTTTCTGGTATGCTAGTTCGCAGTGAAAAATGGTGGTTACAAGCTGTTTATGATGATTTAACATTAGCAATTTACTACGATGAAAATAAAATGGCAGCTGGTTATATGTTATATAAAATAGAAAACTATAAAATGACAGTAGATGAATTTGTTCCACTGCACAATGAAGCACGAAATGGTCTGTGGAACTTTATTTGCCAGCATGATTCTATGATTAAAGAACTTGAAATGACAGTAAGCGAAAACGAGCCGTTGTTATATACATTGCAAGAGCCACGTGTGAAGACAGAAATAAAACCATATTTTATGGGAAGAATTGTAGATGTAGAGCAGTTTTTAAAACAATATGAGTTGAACTGGTACAATGTACAGCAAGAAGTGATTTTACATATTACAGATTCATTTGCTCCGTGGAATAATGTAACAGTGAGACTTGCAAATCATGAAATAATAATTGTAGAAGAAACAACGGAAAAAGGAATTAAACTGGATATAACTGCGCTATCGACAATAATGCTTGGATATAAACGTCCATTAGAACTAAATGGACTTGAACTAATTAGTGGAAGTGATGAGGCAATACGGTCATTTGAGAATTTAGTACCAGTGCGTAAGCCCTTTATTTATGATTTCTTTTAG